One window of Salegentibacter sp. Hel_I_6 genomic DNA carries:
- a CDS encoding amidohydrolase family protein, with protein MKVRLLLCLVFLVGLQTKAQEYFPKNDGVKNPQSNYTVFKNAKIHVSPLETIENGMFVVQNGKITAIGISVSEPANSVVINLEGKEVYPSFIDLYSSFGVKEPEEAKAGNGQPQYDANREGYYWNDHIRPETDAVKTFKYDEKTASSLHKAGFGVVNTHIPDGIIRGTGMLVALNPEGTEGDRILKDRSAQYLSFDKSKQSRQSYPTSTMGAMALIRQAYLDAEWYGKGKAETKDLALEALNRNKNLTQIFATDNLLDALRAGKIGNEFNINYVILGTGKEYESLKEIKETGSTFIVPLNFPDAYDVENPFMAEKLSLAEMKAWNQAPANLKMLAENDIPFTLTTHDLDAEKDFRNNLLKAVSYGLSKEDALAALTTTPAKILGEENRLGTLKEGAWANFIITSGDYFDKESSVYENWIQGERAVINKMNTTDITGTYDLNLQGETYELKISGKPEAPKASVKSGDTKLGAKLSFADNWMNLLLSPADTTATGFTRLVAKTEARSDKISGTAYLNDGSESNFSATKKTSTETAEADEEEEENGEEKEEDMREVMPVSFPNKAYGFSEMPKEETILFQNATVWTNEEEGIIENTDVLVKNGKISRIGENLNAGNARVIDATGKHLTSGIIDEHSHIAASAINEAGHNSTAEVTMEDVVDPTDMNIYRNLAGGVTTVQLLHGSANPIGGRSAILRLKWGENAEDMIFENSPKFIKFALGENVKQSNWGSRSRFPQTRMGVEQVFTDYFTRAKEYEARKNSDKDFRKDLEMETLVEILNSERYVSAHSYIQSEINMLMKVAENFDFRINTFTHILEGYKVADKMKEHGAGGSTFSDWWGYKYEVNDAIPFNAPIMHSQGIVTAINSDDAEMSRRLNQEAAKSVKYGGVSEEDAWKFVTLNPAKLLHIDDRVGSIKTGKDADLVLWSDNPLSIYAKAEKTIIQGKVFFDIERDKKLREEIKKQRSELVNQMLKAKNKGLKTQPVTKKEEQHIHCNTLEEIK; from the coding sequence ATGAAAGTAAGACTTTTACTATGTCTGGTATTTCTGGTCGGTTTGCAAACCAAAGCGCAGGAATACTTCCCAAAAAACGACGGGGTAAAGAACCCCCAAAGCAATTACACTGTTTTTAAGAACGCAAAAATTCACGTAAGTCCGCTGGAAACTATAGAAAACGGAATGTTTGTAGTGCAAAATGGCAAAATCACTGCCATCGGGATATCGGTGAGCGAGCCTGCAAATAGCGTGGTTATAAATTTAGAAGGCAAAGAAGTGTATCCTTCCTTTATTGACCTTTACAGTAGTTTTGGAGTAAAAGAACCCGAAGAAGCCAAAGCTGGCAACGGGCAACCACAATATGATGCCAACCGTGAAGGTTATTACTGGAATGACCACATTAGGCCGGAAACAGATGCAGTAAAGACTTTTAAATATGATGAAAAAACCGCTTCTTCTTTACATAAAGCAGGATTTGGCGTGGTTAATACACACATTCCCGACGGGATTATTCGTGGTACAGGAATGCTGGTAGCTTTGAATCCCGAGGGTACTGAAGGCGATAGAATACTTAAAGATCGCTCGGCACAATACCTTTCCTTTGATAAAAGCAAGCAATCAAGACAATCTTACCCAACCTCAACTATGGGTGCTATGGCCTTAATTCGCCAGGCTTACTTAGATGCCGAATGGTACGGAAAAGGCAAAGCTGAAACCAAAGATTTAGCCCTTGAAGCTTTAAACCGAAATAAAAATCTTACTCAAATATTTGCTACAGATAACTTACTGGATGCACTTAGAGCAGGAAAAATAGGAAACGAATTCAACATAAATTATGTAATCCTGGGTACCGGTAAAGAATATGAGAGCTTAAAAGAAATAAAAGAAACCGGAAGCACTTTTATCGTTCCGCTTAATTTCCCCGATGCTTATGATGTAGAAAATCCTTTTATGGCTGAAAAACTTAGTTTAGCTGAAATGAAGGCATGGAATCAGGCGCCAGCGAATTTAAAAATGCTGGCCGAAAATGATATTCCTTTTACCTTAACTACACACGATCTTGATGCTGAAAAAGATTTCAGAAATAATCTTCTAAAAGCGGTTTCTTACGGCTTAAGTAAAGAAGATGCACTTGCCGCATTAACCACTACTCCAGCTAAAATTCTTGGAGAAGAAAACAGGCTGGGAACTTTAAAAGAAGGCGCCTGGGCAAATTTCATCATAACTTCAGGGGATTACTTTGATAAGGAAAGCAGCGTTTATGAAAACTGGATTCAGGGAGAAAGAGCGGTGATCAATAAAATGAATACTACTGATATCACCGGAACCTACGATCTCAATTTACAAGGCGAAACTTACGAATTAAAAATCTCTGGAAAACCGGAAGCCCCAAAGGCGAGCGTAAAATCTGGAGACACGAAACTTGGAGCGAAACTTAGTTTTGCTGATAACTGGATGAATTTATTACTTTCTCCAGCAGATACCACAGCAACCGGATTTACAAGATTAGTCGCTAAAACCGAAGCGAGATCTGATAAAATTTCAGGAACGGCTTATTTAAATGATGGGTCGGAAAGTAATTTCAGCGCGACTAAGAAAACATCAACTGAAACTGCTGAGGCAGATGAAGAGGAAGAAGAAAATGGAGAGGAAAAGGAAGAAGATATGCGCGAGGTTATGCCGGTAAGTTTTCCGAATAAAGCTTACGGATTCTCAGAAATGCCCAAAGAAGAAACCATCTTATTTCAAAATGCCACAGTTTGGACCAATGAAGAAGAAGGAATTATAGAAAATACCGATGTTTTGGTGAAAAACGGAAAAATTTCCAGAATTGGGGAAAACCTTAATGCGGGAAATGCAAGGGTGATTGATGCCACCGGAAAACACCTTACTTCAGGGATTATAGACGAGCACTCTCATATTGCCGCTTCAGCAATTAATGAAGCCGGGCACAATTCTACCGCCGAGGTAACTATGGAAGACGTGGTAGATCCTACAGATATGAACATTTATCGAAACCTTGCTGGCGGGGTAACTACCGTTCAGCTACTACACGGTTCGGCAAATCCTATTGGGGGTCGTTCTGCAATTTTAAGGTTAAAATGGGGGGAGAATGCTGAAGATATGATCTTTGAAAATTCTCCTAAATTTATAAAATTTGCGTTAGGAGAAAACGTAAAACAGTCTAACTGGGGAAGCCGTTCCAGGTTTCCACAAACCAGGATGGGTGTAGAACAGGTTTTCACCGATTATTTTACTCGCGCAAAAGAATATGAAGCACGAAAAAATAGCGATAAAGATTTTAGAAAAGATCTTGAAATGGAAACACTCGTTGAAATTTTAAATAGCGAACGTTATGTTTCGGCACACTCTTATATTCAGAGTGAAATTAATATGTTGATGAAAGTTGCTGAAAATTTTGATTTCAGAATTAATACATTCACGCATATTTTAGAAGGTTATAAAGTAGCCGATAAAATGAAAGAACACGGTGCCGGCGGTTCTACTTTTTCTGACTGGTGGGGCTATAAATATGAAGTGAATGATGCAATCCCATTTAACGCCCCTATTATGCACAGCCAGGGAATAGTTACTGCTATAAACAGTGACGACGCCGAAATGAGCAGAAGATTAAATCAGGAAGCTGCGAAATCTGTAAAATATGGCGGAGTTTCTGAAGAAGATGCCTGGAAATTTGTAACATTGAACCCGGCAAAATTATTGCACATAGATGATCGCGTTGGAAGTATAAAAACAGGAAAAGACGCCGATTTGGTGCTATGGTCAGATAACCCATTATCTATTTACGCCAAAGCTGAAAAGACAATTATTCAGGGAAAAGTATTTTTTGATATTGAAAGAGATAAAAAGCTTCGCGAAGAAATTAAGAAGCAAAGAAGTGAACTCGTAAACCAAATGCTGAAAGCCAAAAATAAAGGTTTAAAAACGCAACCGGTAACGAAGAAAGAAGAACAACATATCCATTGTAACACCCTGGAAGAAATTAAATAA
- a CDS encoding peptidylprolyl isomerase, translating to MRTSKFLLLFAMVFTMISCNDEYPDLEDGMYAEFKTNYGTFVAELYYEQTPITVASFVSLAEGTNKMADSTHKGKNYYDGLTFHRIIDGFVIQGGDPSGTGSGGPGYKFPDEIVDSLSHDSKGILSMANAGPGTNGSQFFVTLAPTQNLDGRHTVFGKVVEGQEVVDSIGKVETGPQDKPVKTVTMEEVNIIRKGKSAKDFEAPKVFENELQAIKDKEEAEAEKRQAARTEMAEIFESHKDEAETLESGLQIYYEEKGDGERPKTGQMVEVLYEGYFSEGDIFDTNKEELSKEMGLYNEGRKSQGGYGPMAVVYGPDAPMIPGFKEGIQQLKVGDKALLYIPSHLGYGERGAGGVIPPNTDLVFRVELVGIQE from the coding sequence ATGAGAACCAGTAAATTTTTACTACTTTTTGCAATGGTATTTACCATGATTTCGTGTAATGACGAATACCCCGATCTTGAAGATGGGATGTATGCTGAATTTAAAACCAATTACGGAACATTTGTGGCCGAGCTTTATTATGAGCAAACGCCAATTACCGTAGCAAGTTTTGTTTCCCTTGCCGAGGGTACAAACAAAATGGCAGACAGCACTCACAAAGGGAAAAATTATTACGACGGACTTACTTTTCACAGAATTATAGATGGTTTTGTAATCCAGGGTGGCGACCCAAGCGGTACAGGATCTGGAGGACCAGGATATAAATTTCCAGATGAGATTGTAGACAGTTTAAGCCATGATTCTAAAGGAATTCTCTCTATGGCAAATGCCGGCCCCGGTACAAACGGAAGCCAGTTTTTTGTAACCCTTGCTCCTACCCAAAATTTAGATGGAAGACACACCGTTTTCGGTAAAGTTGTAGAAGGCCAGGAAGTGGTAGATTCAATAGGAAAGGTTGAAACCGGACCCCAGGATAAACCTGTAAAAACGGTTACCATGGAAGAGGTGAATATTATTAGAAAAGGAAAATCGGCTAAAGATTTTGAAGCTCCTAAAGTTTTTGAAAATGAATTACAAGCCATAAAAGATAAGGAGGAAGCCGAAGCTGAAAAACGCCAGGCAGCCAGGACTGAAATGGCTGAAATATTCGAAAGCCATAAAGATGAAGCTGAAACTCTAGAAAGCGGATTACAAATTTACTACGAAGAAAAAGGTGATGGCGAAAGACCAAAAACCGGTCAAATGGTAGAGGTTCTTTACGAAGGCTACTTTAGTGAAGGGGATATCTTTGACACTAATAAAGAAGAATTGTCTAAAGAAATGGGACTATATAATGAAGGTAGAAAAAGCCAGGGTGGTTATGGCCCAATGGCTGTAGTATATGGCCCAGACGCGCCTATGATTCCAGGTTTTAAAGAAGGTATCCAGCAACTTAAAGTTGGAGATAAAGCTTTGCTTTATATCCCGAGTCATTTAGGATATGGTGAACGTGGCGCCGGTGGCGTAATTCCTCCAAATACCGATCTTGTTTTTAGAGTTGAGTTGGTAGGCATCCAGGAATAA
- the gldI gene encoding gliding motility-associated peptidyl-prolyl isomerase GldI translates to MKRYLIFIAIISFGACKSPEPRYPVTQKSGSHISESIVKNQELLEKEINQIETIIEADSTKKYKSSQDGFWYTYNKKNTDSSNTETPEFGDIVEFDYSISTLDGKTIYAEGEKATKTYAIDQEQLFSGLRQGVKLMKEGETVTFLFPSYKAYGYYGDKNKIGTNWPIKTKVTLNKISEQEEIENQQ, encoded by the coding sequence ATGAAAAGATATTTAATCTTCATTGCTATTATTAGTTTTGGAGCGTGCAAATCTCCAGAACCGCGCTATCCCGTGACACAAAAATCGGGTTCGCACATTAGCGAATCTATAGTTAAGAATCAGGAGTTACTGGAAAAGGAAATAAACCAAATAGAAACCATAATAGAAGCCGATTCTACCAAAAAATATAAGTCTTCTCAAGATGGTTTCTGGTACACTTACAATAAAAAAAATACAGATTCTTCTAATACAGAAACTCCAGAATTTGGGGATATAGTAGAATTCGATTATAGCATTTCTACCTTAGATGGTAAAACTATTTATGCTGAAGGGGAAAAAGCCACTAAAACATACGCCATAGACCAGGAACAGCTTTTTAGCGGTTTAAGGCAGGGCGTGAAATTAATGAAAGAAGGAGAAACAGTAACTTTTCTATTTCCATCGTATAAAGCTTATGGCTATTATGGTGACAAAAATAAAATAGGGACTAACTGGCCAATAAAAACCAAAGTCACGCTAAATAAGATCTCCGAACAGGAGGAAATTGAAAATCAACAATAA
- a CDS encoding RNA methyltransferase, translated as MVKQISSTQNKEVKHLLQLQEKSRLRRKEAVFLVEGQREIQLALKGGFKLKAIYFCPDLISLKELNTLISEEVEYTEISSEVYEKLAYRSSTEGALAVFETKSSKLEDIKFSTENPLILIAEAPEKPGNIGAILRTADAAKADAVFIANPKTDLYNPNIIRSSVGCVFTNQIATGSTSEIIDFLKKNNISIYAAALQASKPYHEIDFTKSAAIVVGTEATGLSKEWRENSTQNIIIPMSGEIDSMNVSVAAGILIFEAKRQRGF; from the coding sequence ATGGTTAAGCAAATTAGCAGCACACAAAACAAGGAAGTAAAACACCTGCTTCAACTTCAGGAAAAATCCAGGCTTAGACGAAAAGAAGCTGTGTTTTTAGTAGAAGGCCAGCGGGAAATTCAGCTTGCTTTAAAAGGAGGTTTTAAACTGAAAGCCATTTATTTCTGCCCCGATTTAATAAGCTTAAAAGAATTGAATACTTTAATTTCTGAAGAGGTGGAATACACTGAAATCTCTTCGGAAGTTTATGAAAAATTAGCTTACAGAAGCAGTACCGAAGGGGCTTTAGCTGTTTTTGAAACCAAAAGCAGCAAGCTGGAAGATATAAAATTCTCTACTGAAAACCCTTTAATTCTTATCGCTGAAGCTCCCGAAAAACCGGGGAATATAGGTGCGATTTTAAGAACTGCCGATGCCGCAAAAGCTGATGCCGTTTTTATCGCAAATCCCAAAACCGATCTCTACAACCCAAATATCATCCGTTCCAGCGTTGGTTGCGTGTTTACCAATCAAATCGCCACGGGAAGTACTTCAGAAATTATTGATTTTTTAAAGAAAAATAATATTTCAATTTATGCTGCTGCTTTGCAGGCTTCAAAACCATATCACGAAATAGATTTTACTAAATCTGCGGCAATAGTTGTTGGCACTGAAGCAACCGGATTAAGTAAAGAATGGCGTGAAAATTCAACCCAAAATATAATTATTCCTATGAGTGGTGAAATTGATTCTATGAATGTTTCAGTTGCAGCGGGAATCCTTATTTTTGAAGCCAAAAGACAGCGCGGTTTTTAA
- a CDS encoding M48 family metallopeptidase produces the protein MNPESLFYIIIAIIVIDFIIDKILDTLNAKHFDDPVPQELSDVYDKEEYEKSQRYKKERYRFGILTSTFSVLLTLGFIVFDGFAWVDDIARHFTDNAILVALIFFGIIMIGSDILTTPFSWHSTFVIEEKYGFNKTTKKTFFLDKIKGWLMMAILGGGILALIVWFYQFAGNDFWWYAWILVAVFSIFLNMFYAKLIVPLFNKQSPLEEGSLRTKIETYAKSVGFTLDNIFIIDGSKRSTKANAYFSGFGKEKRITLFDTLVKDLEEEEIVAVLAHEVGHYKKNHIIVNLAASILTTGFTLWLLSLFVGSPALSQALGVEAPSFHIGLIAFGILYSPISEITGLLMNFLSRKFEYQADNYAKNTYGAAPLISSLKKLTKNSLSNLTPHKAYVFMYYSHPTLLQRFRNLKQD, from the coding sequence TTGAATCCCGAAAGCCTATTCTATATAATCATTGCCATTATAGTTATCGATTTTATTATCGATAAAATTCTGGATACTTTAAATGCGAAACATTTTGATGATCCGGTTCCGCAGGAACTCAGTGATGTTTACGATAAAGAGGAATACGAAAAGTCCCAGCGCTATAAAAAAGAACGTTACCGGTTTGGGATTCTTACTTCTACTTTCTCAGTATTACTCACTTTAGGTTTTATTGTTTTTGACGGATTCGCCTGGGTAGATGATATTGCCAGACATTTTACAGATAACGCAATTTTGGTCGCTCTAATTTTCTTCGGAATAATTATGATTGGCAGCGATATTCTCACCACGCCTTTTTCCTGGCACAGCACTTTTGTGATCGAAGAAAAATACGGTTTTAATAAAACCACGAAAAAAACATTCTTTCTTGATAAAATAAAAGGCTGGCTAATGATGGCTATCCTTGGCGGAGGAATCCTCGCACTTATCGTTTGGTTTTATCAGTTTGCCGGAAATGATTTCTGGTGGTATGCATGGATTCTGGTAGCTGTTTTTTCTATATTTCTCAATATGTTTTATGCGAAACTTATCGTCCCGTTATTCAATAAACAAAGTCCGTTGGAAGAAGGTTCGCTACGCACAAAAATTGAAACCTATGCTAAAAGCGTAGGCTTTACCTTGGATAATATTTTTATTATAGATGGTTCTAAAAGAAGTACCAAAGCCAATGCCTATTTTTCAGGATTTGGAAAAGAAAAACGTATCACCCTTTTTGATACTTTGGTAAAAGACCTTGAGGAAGAGGAAATTGTAGCGGTATTGGCTCACGAAGTTGGTCATTATAAAAAGAATCATATCATCGTGAATTTGGCCGCTTCCATTTTAACCACAGGTTTTACTTTGTGGCTGCTTTCTTTATTTGTAGGAAGCCCGGCCCTTTCGCAAGCCCTGGGAGTAGAAGCGCCTAGTTTTCATATTGGCTTAATTGCTTTTGGGATTTTATACAGTCCTATTTCAGAAATTACAGGCTTATTAATGAACTTTTTATCGCGAAAATTTGAATACCAGGCAGATAATTATGCTAAAAATACCTACGGAGCCGCACCCTTAATTTCAAGTTTAAAAAAACTCACAAAAAATAGTTTAAGTAATCTCACACCGCATAAAGCTTATGTCTTTATGTACTATTCTCACCCCACACTTTTACAAAGGTTTCGTAACTTAAAGCAAGATTAG
- a CDS encoding aminoacyl-histidine dipeptidase produces the protein MNEEIRDLEPKILWNKFADLNEVPRPSKKEERVIEFMKSFGNELNLETLVDDTGNVVIKKPATAGMEDRKPIVLQSHLDMVHQKNNDTDFDFETSGIKMYVDGDWVRAKGTTLGADNGLGVASMMAILESNEIEHPAIEALFTIDEETGMTGAKGLDSNLLKGDILLNLDTEEDDEIGIGCAGGVDITAVRDYEEENTPDNSVGYQIKVKGLRGGHSGMDIIKGLANANKIMARVLFDSNRDFGLRVSSINGGGLRNAIPRESEAIVVVDKSNTETFLTEIIQQVRDIKTEFASLEPNMDIEISETEVPNKVMKVEDQQEVIKAISAAHNGVYRMSPDIEGLVEASNNIASVKVGDGKVKINCLTRSSVESSKDDLANSLEATFELAKFKVKLSGEYPGWAPNPNSAILKVVDELYQNLHNEKADVAACHAGLECGIIGNHYPEMDMISFGPTIRGAHSPDERASISSAQKYWKFLIEVLKNIPKK, from the coding sequence ATGAACGAAGAAATAAGGGATTTAGAGCCTAAAATATTATGGAATAAATTTGCCGATCTTAATGAGGTGCCACGACCTTCTAAAAAGGAAGAGCGGGTAATCGAGTTTATGAAAAGCTTTGGTAACGAGCTTAACCTTGAAACTTTGGTAGACGACACCGGGAATGTGGTAATAAAAAAGCCAGCCACGGCAGGGATGGAAGATAGAAAACCAATCGTTTTGCAATCGCATTTAGATATGGTGCATCAAAAAAATAATGACACCGATTTTGATTTCGAAACTTCAGGAATCAAAATGTATGTTGATGGCGATTGGGTGCGTGCCAAAGGAACAACCCTTGGCGCCGATAACGGGCTGGGCGTTGCCAGTATGATGGCTATCCTGGAAAGTAATGAGATTGAACATCCTGCAATTGAAGCGCTGTTTACTATAGATGAAGAAACGGGAATGACAGGTGCCAAAGGACTGGACTCGAATTTACTTAAGGGAGATATTCTTTTAAATCTGGATACCGAAGAGGATGACGAAATTGGAATTGGCTGTGCCGGTGGTGTAGATATTACGGCTGTTAGGGATTATGAAGAGGAAAATACCCCAGATAATTCAGTTGGTTACCAAATAAAGGTAAAAGGTTTACGAGGTGGACACTCGGGGATGGATATTATAAAAGGTCTGGCCAACGCCAACAAGATTATGGCTCGTGTGCTTTTCGATTCTAATCGTGATTTTGGCTTACGTGTTTCAAGTATTAATGGAGGTGGATTAAGAAATGCCATTCCAAGGGAAAGTGAAGCTATCGTAGTTGTGGATAAATCGAATACCGAAACTTTTTTAACTGAAATTATTCAGCAAGTTCGGGATATAAAAACTGAATTTGCTTCTCTGGAACCCAATATGGATATTGAAATTTCTGAAACAGAAGTTCCTAATAAAGTAATGAAAGTTGAAGACCAGCAGGAAGTTATTAAAGCGATTTCTGCAGCACATAACGGTGTTTACAGAATGAGTCCTGATATTGAAGGTTTGGTTGAAGCTTCTAATAATATTGCCAGTGTAAAAGTAGGGGATGGCAAAGTGAAAATTAACTGTCTTACCAGGTCATCGGTTGAATCTTCTAAAGATGATCTAGCAAATAGTTTAGAAGCGACTTTTGAACTTGCTAAATTTAAAGTGAAATTATCTGGTGAATATCCTGGCTGGGCACCAAATCCTAATTCGGCTATTTTAAAAGTAGTTGATGAATTATACCAAAATTTGCATAATGAAAAAGCCGATGTTGCGGCCTGTCACGCAGGACTGGAATGCGGAATAATTGGAAACCATTATCCTGAAATGGATATGATTTCTTTTGGACCAACCATTAGGGGAGCGCATTCTCCAGATGAACGCGCAAGTATTTCTTCAGCTCAAAAATATTGGAAATTCTTAATTGAAGTTTTAAAGAATATTCCGAAGAAATAA
- a CDS encoding amidohydrolase family protein, translating to MKTKYLVILALFTCIGNSFAQQTPAPEQSEAVTIVGATAHLGNGETIENSLIIFEDGKITQVMDATATKMQYRGRIIEAEGKHVYPGFIAPNATLGLVEVDAVRATDDEDEIGSMLPHIRSLIAYNAESKLVESMRPNGVLMGQITPRGGRISGTSSIVQFDAWNWEDAVIKENDGLHINWPSSFTRGRWWAGEDPGLKPSEDYQADLLELEEFFNSAKAYLEGDDEKTNLAYEAMKEVFTGNKRVFVHVDGKKEILDVIDFKKDQDLETLVIVGGYEAHKAIEDLKDNNISVLVQRPHDRPENEDDDYDFPYKLAGILHNKGVLVALESSGSMERMNTRNLPFYAGTAGAYGLGKEEALKLITSNTAKILGIDDMVGTLEKGKTATLFISEGDALDMRGNILTHAFIQGREISLESHQTELYKRYQDKYDSASK from the coding sequence ATGAAGACGAAATATTTAGTAATACTTGCACTATTTACCTGTATAGGAAATTCTTTTGCACAACAAACCCCTGCTCCAGAACAATCTGAAGCCGTAACCATTGTGGGAGCTACAGCCCACTTAGGAAATGGAGAAACTATAGAAAACAGTTTAATCATTTTTGAAGATGGAAAAATAACCCAGGTGATGGATGCTACCGCTACAAAAATGCAGTATCGCGGTCGAATAATTGAAGCCGAAGGAAAACACGTTTATCCCGGATTTATCGCTCCAAATGCAACACTAGGTTTAGTTGAAGTTGATGCTGTACGTGCTACCGACGATGAAGATGAAATTGGCTCAATGCTACCACACATTAGAAGTTTAATCGCTTATAATGCAGAGAGTAAACTGGTAGAAAGTATGCGCCCTAACGGAGTTTTAATGGGACAAATTACGCCTCGTGGAGGCAGAATTTCAGGAACTTCTTCAATTGTTCAATTTGACGCCTGGAACTGGGAAGATGCCGTTATTAAAGAAAATGATGGTTTGCATATTAACTGGCCAAGCAGTTTTACCCGAGGCCGTTGGTGGGCCGGTGAAGATCCCGGGCTTAAACCAAGCGAAGATTATCAGGCCGATCTTTTAGAACTCGAAGAGTTTTTCAATTCAGCTAAAGCATATTTAGAAGGTGATGATGAAAAAACGAATTTGGCTTATGAGGCGATGAAAGAAGTTTTTACCGGCAACAAGCGCGTTTTTGTGCACGTAGATGGTAAGAAAGAAATATTAGACGTTATAGATTTTAAAAAAGATCAGGATTTAGAAACCCTGGTTATTGTTGGTGGTTATGAAGCTCATAAAGCCATAGAAGATTTAAAAGATAATAATATTTCGGTTCTGGTTCAGCGCCCACATGACAGGCCGGAAAATGAAGATGACGACTATGATTTCCCTTACAAGTTAGCGGGAATCTTACATAACAAAGGTGTTTTGGTTGCTTTAGAAAGTAGTGGTAGTATGGAACGTATGAATACCAGGAATCTTCCTTTTTATGCGGGAACTGCCGGTGCTTATGGACTAGGGAAAGAAGAAGCTTTAAAATTAATTACTTCTAACACCGCAAAAATCCTTGGTATAGATGATATGGTTGGAACTTTAGAAAAAGGAAAAACCGCCACTCTATTTATTAGCGAAGGTGACGCATTAGATATGCGAGGCAATATTTTAACCCACGCTTTTATTCAGGGGCGGGAAATTAGTTTAGAATCGCATCAAACAGAACTTTACAAACGTTATCAGGATAAATACGATAGCGCAAGTAAGTAG
- a CDS encoding DUF3810 domain-containing protein, with product MKKKGLYILAFLLPVQIIFVIFLAGYPELVENWYSQKFYPITSQFMRYGHGFLPFSLGDLLYTLFGILLVRWLIRRIKQKFKNPRFWLVDAMAVLSIVYACFHIFWGFNYYRLPLHKALEIENDYTTEELYSLSEILINESNQLHNQLSENDSTSIVIPYTKDEIFEKTIEGYTNISKDFPELTYKGESLKRSLYSVPLSYMGFNGYLNPFTGEAQVNTQIVSYKIPTTASHEIGHQLGFAKENEANFIACLSSMNHPDPYFRYSGYTFALRYCLNELYRRDKKQFETLKAKMNPGILENYREVEDFWLAHQNPFEPIFQAFYNRFLIVNNQADGMKSYSYVVALLVNYFSDEKNRL from the coding sequence GTGAAGAAAAAAGGACTTTATATTTTAGCTTTTCTGCTCCCGGTTCAAATTATTTTTGTCATTTTCCTGGCGGGCTATCCCGAGCTGGTTGAAAACTGGTATAGTCAAAAGTTCTACCCAATAACTTCACAATTTATGCGTTACGGGCACGGTTTTTTACCTTTTTCACTAGGTGATCTCCTATATACTCTCTTCGGAATTTTACTTGTGCGGTGGCTAATAAGGCGAATTAAACAGAAGTTCAAAAATCCAAGGTTTTGGCTTGTTGATGCTATGGCAGTTTTATCTATAGTATATGCCTGTTTTCATATTTTTTGGGGTTTTAATTATTACCGCCTACCTCTTCACAAAGCTTTAGAAATTGAAAACGATTATACTACTGAAGAGCTCTATTCCCTTTCTGAAATATTAATTAATGAATCCAATCAGCTTCATAATCAGCTCAGCGAAAATGACTCAACAAGTATCGTTATACCATATACCAAAGATGAAATATTTGAAAAAACCATTGAAGGTTACACTAATATCAGCAAAGATTTCCCTGAATTAACTTATAAAGGGGAATCTCTAAAACGTTCCTTATATAGTGTCCCGCTTTCTTATATGGGCTTTAATGGATACCTTAATCCGTTTACTGGCGAGGCACAGGTAAATACGCAAATTGTTTCTTATAAAATCCCAACCACGGCCAGTCATGAAATAGGGCATCAACTTGGTTTTGCTAAGGAAAACGAAGCAAATTTTATAGCCTGCCTAAGCAGCATGAACCATCCCGATCCTTATTTTAGATATTCAGGATATACTTTTGCGTTGCGTTATTGCTTAAACGAATTATACCGAAGAGATAAAAAACAGTTTGAAACATTAAAAGCAAAAATGAATCCCGGGATTCTTGAAAACTACCGCGAAGTAGAAGACTTTTGGCTGGCACATCAGAATCCTTTTGAACCTATATTTCAGGCTTTTTACAACCGCTTCCTAATTGTAAATAACCAGGCCGATGGAATGAAAAGTTACAGCTACGTAGTGGCGCTTTTAGTTAACTATTTTTCCGACGAAAAAAATAGATTATAA